The sequence GCGGGCGGCAGGGGGTGGGTCCGGCCCTGGGCGTATGCGCTCATCATATCGTCGCTGGTCTTTGTGATTTCAGCGGCCTATCAGTTCGGTTTCCAGGCACTGGCTTCGAGTTTTGAGCTTACGGATCCGGCCGAATCGTTGGCATTTTTCAGCATGTTCCCGATATCGGTGGGTGCGCTGATAGCGTTTGCGCTCGTGGGCATACCCTTCGGCATGACGGCCGGACTCCTGATACAGGCCGGGATCTACCACGCCTGCCTCTTCGTACTGGGCGCTGCGAAGAGGGGTTTCGCAGACACCTTCAGGGTCGCCTGCTATTCCATGGCCCCCCAGGTGTTTCAGCTGCTGCCGATAATCGGAGGTCCGCTCGCATGGGGTTGGCAGATGGTCCTCTCGGTGATCGGCATCAAGGTTGTTCATGAAACCACATACGGCCGCAGCGCGGTCGCCGTATTCCTGCCCATGATCCTCTGTTGCGGGTTCGTAACTCTGATAGGGGTCGCTGCAGGGGGCTGGATCTTCGCAAGCCTTATCTCAAAAGCCGTTTGACCACAGCGGGGGCGCGGCCATCAGCGCGCCTCGGCAAAACCCTTGAGCCTGAGTTCGAGCAGGAGCTCCTTTGCATCGGAGTCGCTGCCTGCGGCGATCAGCACTTGCTTCAGCTTGTCCGCATCTTTCCATGAGGGATCGAAGAGCAGGACGCGTGCGGTCGGCACGATCTCGGAGCTTTCGATCGTGACGAGGGGTTTGGCCCACGCAGCGCTGAGTTTGGCCAGAGTCTCCGCCTCTATCGGCGTCAGTATGGCGACGGCATCCAACTCCTTCGCTGCGATCTTCTTGAGCCCTGAAAAGATCTGCGTGGTCGGAGTCACGATTGCGTCGGCAGGGAGCTTGGGGAAGAGCTTCTCCCTCACGTAGGCCAGCTCCATCGGTTCGCTCGAGATGACCTTTGTGCCCGGCTTCAGCTCTTTTGATGTCCCCACGATCGCGTATCTCTCGGTGGCTGCACCTTTTGGCAGTGGGAGGGTTGCGAGCAGGATCTGAGCCTGGCCCAGTTTCTCCCTGTTCTGGCTGAAGGCCGCGAAGCTCACTATGCCCACGATGGGCTTGTTCTGGGAGATGTATTTGAGCCCCCCGTCGACGGTGTTGTAGTAGCGGCCGTCGATCGTGAGGTTTCCCATCTTCATGCTCACATACTCGAGGAACTCGTCGAGCACGGGCTGCGCCTCCTCCGTGCTGCCGGCCTCGCCCGGGTACCAGAAGACCATGGACGCGTTTCCGGCATGCGCCTGAGGAGCGGCGAGCGATACGGCTGCGACCAATAACAGGGCTGATGCGATCCTTTTCATTTCAGGCCACCCCCTTCTCATAGGGGCGATGTTTAGGCTGGTTTCTCATAATGTCAACCTCCGCAAGCCGCAGCTCCGGTCTCTAATTAGTTTTGACGCACGGGCGGCCGTATGTTAAGTGCCCAATTTAATTAAACGTTTTTGGGGGACCTATGCAGAACAGGCAGATGCTGGACACCGCAGACCGGCCATACGATCTCTCGGTCATCATTCCCTATTATAATGAAAGGGAGAGTCTGCCCATCCTCTATAATGAGCTCCTGGCGGTCCTTACGCCCACGAAACTCACCTACGAGATAGTGATAGTGGACGATGGTTCCGACGACGGCAGCGAATCACTCCTCCGTGACCTCGCGCAAAAGGACCACAGGATAAAGGTGGTGCGGTTCACGCGCAATTTCGGGCAGACGGCTGCGATGGCCGCGGGGTTCGCGTTCGCCAGAGGCCGCATCTATGTGCCGATGGACGCCGACAACCAGAACGACCCTGCCGACATACCGAAGCTGCTTGCGAAGCTGGATGAGGGGTTCGACGTGGTGTCCGGATGGCGGAAGAATCGCAAGGATGCGATGCTCACGCGCAAACTGCCCTCGAAGATCGCGAACTGGCTGCTCTCCGTGGTGACCGGCGTCAAGCTCATGGACTACGGCTGCTCGCTCAAGGCGTACCGCGCTGAGTACATCGACACGATCGATCTATACGGCGAGATGCATCGCTTCATACCCGCGTACGCCCACATGGCCGGGGCAAAGGTAGCCGAGATGGAGGTGAACCACAGGCCTCGCCTGAAGGGAAAGTCGAAGTACGGGCTAGTCAGGATATTCAAGGTCCTCATGGACCTCATCACAGTCAAATTCCTGCTCAGCTATGCCAGGAAGCCGGGCTATCTTTTCGGCGGCGTGGGATCGGTCCTGTGCGTGCTCGGCCTGGCCTCGGCCCTCGAGGTCATAGTGGAGAAGATGTGGGTAGGGACGTTCGCGCACAAAAATCCGTTTCTGATCCTCGCCGTCTTTCTCTTCTTCATCGGGGTCCAGCTCGTCATGATGGGCCTGATAGCGGAGCTTTTGGTTAGGACCTATCACGAGTCGCAGGGCAAACCGATCTACCTTGTGAAAGAGAGCATAAACATCAACCCCTGAACTGCCATGTGCGGAATCTGCGGCATAATCTACGATGATCCGTCGCGTCCTGTGGAGCGAGAGGTCCTGGTGCGGATGAACCGCACCATGTCGCACCGCGGTCCTGACGATGAAGGCTATTACATCGCGGATGGCGCCGGTTTGGCCATGCGCAGGCTCGCGATCATCGACGTGGACGGGGGCAGACAGCCTGTGATGTCGGAGAAGGGGGACGTGATCGCGCTCGAGAACGGCGAGATATACAACTTCGAGGAGCTCAGGAGGGAGCTCCTCTCAAAAGGCCATCTCTTCAAGTCGCGCACGGACAGCGAGGTGATACCGCACCTTTACGAGGAGGAGGGCGAGGGGCTGCCGAAGAGGCTGAACGGCATGTTCGGCATCGCCGTGTGGGACTCATCAAAAAGGGTGCTCCTGCTGGCCCGGGACAGGATGGGCGAGAAGCCGCTCTACTGGACGAAGAGGGACGGCGCGCTGATATTCGCTTCAGAGCTCAAGGCGATACTCGCTTACGGGAAAGGCTGGCGGCCCGATCGCTGCGCGATACAGATGTACCTGGCGCATGAATACGTGCCTGCCCCTCACACAATCTTCGAGGGCGTGTCCAAGCTCGAGGCCGGCGAGATGCTCCTCCTCAAAGGCGGCGTGCTTGAGCTTCGGAGGTATTGGAGCGTCCCGCTGGGGCAGGAGAGGAACGACATCTCGGAGACGGAGGCCAGGGAGAAACTTCTCCGGCTTCTGTCCAACTCCGTGAAACAGAGGCTTGTGAGCGATGTTCCCCTGGGCGTGTTCCTGTCGGGCGGAGTGGACTCTTCGACGATACTGGCGATGATGGCGCGCCACATGCGCCCCGGCGACATCAAGACGTTCTCGATCTCGTTCTCTGAGAGATCCTTCGACGAGTCGCACCATGCGAGGAGGGTGGCCGGGCATTTCGGCACGGACCACCATGAGGAGCTGTGCAGTCCCGACTCGCTGATCGAGATCCTTCCCAAGGTGACGGAACTGTTGGACGAGCCGTTCGCTGACCCGTCCATAATCCCCACCTACGCCCTCTCGCGTTTCACCAGGGAGCACGTCACCGTGGCTCTCGGCGGCGACGGCGGAGACGAATTGTTTGCGGGATACCCCACCTTTCAAGCGGAGCGCGCCGCGAACTGGTATCTCAAGCTGCCCAGGGCTATGAGGAGATCGCTCGTCGATCCTCTCGCCCGCGCGCTGACGGTATCGGACGAAAACATGAGCCGTCATTTCCTGGCGAGACAGTTTCTCAAGGGCGTCGAGCGCAAGGATGCGTCGAGGCATCCGATATGGATGGGAGCTTTCTCGGACGATGAGCTGTCCGAGCTCATGATAGGGGGTCTTGCCTGCGACGTCTATTCGGTCGAGAAACGCCTCTATGAAGAGGCTTTCGGATCGCGGGGCGGCAACGACCTGCTGTATTGTTACATGAGGACTTACCTCGCGGAGGACATATTCACCAAGGTGGATCGCGCTTCCATGGGCGTTTCGCTCGAGACCAGGGCGCCCTTCATGGCCCCCGAGGTGGTTGAGTTTGTCTCGAGGTTGCCGTACAGCATGAAGCTCCGCGGCTTTCGGATGAAACACCTGCTCAAGGACGCGGTCAGCGATCTCCTTCCGCGCGGCATAGCGGCAAGGCCCAAGAAAGGCTTCGGGGTGCCGATCGCGAAGTGGGTCAAGGGTCCCCTGAGGGAGATGACCCTGGATCTCCTCTCGCAGGGCAGGATGAAGAGGGAGGGGTTCTTCGATCCTGAGGTTGTGGAGGGGATCGTCGGCGATCACTTCGCCGGTAGGGCCGATAACCGCAAGAAGATCTGGACCCTCCTCATGTTCCAGAGATGGATGGAAAGGTGGGGCAATGCCTGAGAAAAATTACAACCCTCACGAAATCGAGGCGAAGTGGCAGAAACGCTGGAGCGAGGACGGCGTCTTCAAGGTGGAGCCGGAAGAGGGGTCGAAAAAACATTACCTGCTCGAGATGCTCCCGTATCCGTCCGGCCGCATCCACATGGGGCATGTGCGCAACTACACGATAGGCGACGTGGCCGCGAGATACAGGGCCATGCTGGGCTACAAGGTCCTGCACCCCATGGGCTGGGACGCCTTCGGCA comes from bacterium and encodes:
- a CDS encoding YIP1 family protein → MIYCCPLCNNKFRAEGRGVFLCPSCSRELRVGALAEGTAWDAESQGRWVEAIVATTKGAIAEPGMFFSQVAGGRGWVRPWAYALIISSLVFVISAAYQFGFQALASSFELTDPAESLAFFSMFPISVGALIAFALVGIPFGMTAGLLIQAGIYHACLFVLGAAKRGFADTFRVACYSMAPQVFQLLPIIGGPLAWGWQMVLSVIGIKVVHETTYGRSAVAVFLPMILCCGFVTLIGVAAGGWIFASLISKAV
- a CDS encoding glycosyltransferase family 2 protein, translating into MQNRQMLDTADRPYDLSVIIPYYNERESLPILYNELLAVLTPTKLTYEIVIVDDGSDDGSESLLRDLAQKDHRIKVVRFTRNFGQTAAMAAGFAFARGRIYVPMDADNQNDPADIPKLLAKLDEGFDVVSGWRKNRKDAMLTRKLPSKIANWLLSVVTGVKLMDYGCSLKAYRAEYIDTIDLYGEMHRFIPAYAHMAGAKVAEMEVNHRPRLKGKSKYGLVRIFKVLMDLITVKFLLSYARKPGYLFGGVGSVLCVLGLASALEVIVEKMWVGTFAHKNPFLILAVFLFFIGVQLVMMGLIAELLVRTYHESQGKPIYLVKESININP
- the asnB gene encoding asparagine synthase (glutamine-hydrolyzing), which gives rise to MCGICGIIYDDPSRPVEREVLVRMNRTMSHRGPDDEGYYIADGAGLAMRRLAIIDVDGGRQPVMSEKGDVIALENGEIYNFEELRRELLSKGHLFKSRTDSEVIPHLYEEEGEGLPKRLNGMFGIAVWDSSKRVLLLARDRMGEKPLYWTKRDGALIFASELKAILAYGKGWRPDRCAIQMYLAHEYVPAPHTIFEGVSKLEAGEMLLLKGGVLELRRYWSVPLGQERNDISETEAREKLLRLLSNSVKQRLVSDVPLGVFLSGGVDSSTILAMMARHMRPGDIKTFSISFSERSFDESHHARRVAGHFGTDHHEELCSPDSLIEILPKVTELLDEPFADPSIIPTYALSRFTREHVTVALGGDGGDELFAGYPTFQAERAANWYLKLPRAMRRSLVDPLARALTVSDENMSRHFLARQFLKGVERKDASRHPIWMGAFSDDELSELMIGGLACDVYSVEKRLYEEAFGSRGGNDLLYCYMRTYLAEDIFTKVDRASMGVSLETRAPFMAPEVVEFVSRLPYSMKLRGFRMKHLLKDAVSDLLPRGIAARPKKGFGVPIAKWVKGPLREMTLDLLSQGRMKREGFFDPEVVEGIVGDHFAGRADNRKKIWTLLMFQRWMERWGNA